A window from Mytilus trossulus isolate FHL-02 unplaced genomic scaffold, PNRI_Mtr1.1.1.hap1 h1tg000122l__unscaffolded, whole genome shotgun sequence encodes these proteins:
- the LOC134700124 gene encoding uncharacterized protein LOC134700124: MSQAISLSSSKDKLKRQSTKTGQDIPVMSQAISLSSSTDKLKRQSTKTGQDLPVMSQAISLSSSTDKLKRQSTKTGQDLPVMSQAISLSSSTDKLKRQSTKTGQDLPVMSQAISLSSSTDKLKRQSTKTGQDLPVMSQAISLSSSKDKLSSQSKENPMSVPTPEGSECDSLSSTESFKTVWNRSEHQFETVPVNISSMDENMSKQLEGQLCKQKAQAQCNDDTYETVIQDSTHSSEKKSELLVSDGERSGGFDNRNIQAEQDIPTRKDYTDVSKDKYIGEDLPCTDIPMDDSDRAKSDNDGEVYIKTVTKPGLIRKLKQMFGVSKKVKEVKISITKENFLKKTSKVGKKQLHNKKIAPIIIWDFGGQDVFYSTHQTFLTYRAIYILVLDGSRTLDDPCPYEQYLPGKSGHKTGRDYLLFWINTIVTYCKGSVQGFPKILVVLTHKDRVAAIEVEQRRHEIFAEINKMFYQTSLMQHLVLDDKIFVNAHDKYDPEMTKIKDAIISESERQPTWGEPLPKCFIPLELEFATLIRKGIPLITLEHLKKINALQPIRPLSETELKVFLKFQHSIGKLLYFDEHKLDDRIILSPTLLIDAFKSIVTDRRFCQGDKEREELWDVMGKKGVVSKPIIEQIWKKKKYKKFYKDKDYLLDVMTHLDILVEPKRYDIDRNRIPADFYYVASMVRAKDDSGYLQSAGFTTRSISIAFQSSSLMIPPALSFRFISYCLCVWAVKTYGDTNKDMLFHRAGVFTIDPSLDLYIGCEDERIVVRLVHATSNTLIMRDVASSIYECLTSALEKISQLYIRTSSDQTQTIDASFMTRICCNSPKNSCLLPDKDQAHPDQLWICPSHGIAHSIHTITSWIEEKEDEKCKPGCTVTKDEFLKETPSDIHLRHLSLMYSPVEAKELAMHLGLSNREVNVILETEDPLTSSFAILLQCRESRMVTFKDITEAIESIGKESIHILCKLVKGEHIHFDMQHEMWDLVPTAEHIDRLAPLVGKHSLPFLIELGLDFHTWEQICHRQNQRDLVRLNQDILEEWRFKFCRKHNLKPTLRKIARAFSSIGKNIKLVENTLSDLF, translated from the exons ATGTCACAGGCAATATCATTGTCGTCCAGCAAAGACAAACTAAAACGTCAATCAACGAAAACGGGTCAAGATATACCAGTCATGTCACAAGCAATATCATTGTCCTCCAGCACAGATAAACTAAAACGTCAATCAACGAAAACGGGTCAAGATCTACCAGTCATGTCACAAGCAATATCATTGTCCTCCAGCACAGATAAACTAAAACGTCAATCAACGAAAACGGGTCAAGATCTACCAGTCATGTCACAAGCAATATCATTGTCCTCCAGCACAGATAAACTAAAACGTCAATCAACGAAAACGGGTCAAGATCTACCAGTCATGTCACAAGCAATATCATTGTCCTCCAGCACAGATAAACTAAAACGTCAATCAACGAAAACGGGTCAAGATCTACCAGTCATGTCACAAGCAATATCATTGTCCTCCAGCAAAGACAAACTAAGCAGTCAATCAAAAGAAAATCCAATGTCAGTTCCAACACCAGAAGGGTCAGAATGTGATAGTTTGTCTTCCACTGAAAGTTTTAAAACCGTCTGGAACAGGTCTGAACATCAATTTGAAACCGTACCAGTTAATATTAGCAGTATGGATGAGAATATGAGCAAACAACTAGAAGGTCAGTTATGTAAGCAAAAAGCACAAGCACAATGCAACGATGACACGTATGAGACAGTCATACAAGACAGCACTCatagttcagaaaaaaaatcagaattactAGTTTCGGACGGAGAAAGGTCAGGTGGTTTTGACAATAGAAATATACAAGCGGAACAGGATATTCCAACCAGAAAAGATTATACCGATGTctcaaaagacaaatatatagGTGAAGATTTGCCATGTACAGATATTCCAATGGATGACTCGGATCGTGCAAAGTCAGATAACGATGGAGAGGTGTACATAAAAACTGTAACTAAACCTGGATTGATCAGAAAGTTAAAACAGATGTTTGGGGTTTCGAAAAAAGTTAAAGAAGTCAAAATATCAATCACGAAAGAAAACTTTCTCAAGAAGACCTCTAAAGTTGGGAAAAAGCAGTTACACAACAAAAAGATAGCACCTATTATTATTTGGGATTTTGGTGGCCAGGACGTGTTCTATTCAACACATCAGACGTTTCTGACATACAGAGCTATTTACATACTTGTATTGGATGGAAGTAGAACACTTGATGATCCATGTCCGTATGAACAATATCTCCCCGGAAAAAGTGGACATAAAACAGGTAGAG ATTATCTGCTCTTCTGGATCAACACAATTGTAACATACTGTAAGGGAAGCGTGCAGGGATTTCCTAaaattttggttgttttaaCTCACAAAGATCGGGTAGCAGCT ATAGAGGTTGAACAAAGaagacatgaaatatttgcagaAATCAACAAGATGTTTTACCAGACATCGTTAATGCAACATTTAGTGCttgatgataaaatatttgtaaatgcgCACGACAAATATGACCCAGAAATGACGAAGATCAAGGATGCTATTATCAGCGAATCAGAGAGGCAACCAACATGGGGTGAGCCACTTCCAAAGTGTTTTATCCCTTTAGAGTTAGAATTTGCAACGCTGATCAGAAAAGGCATTCCTCTGATTACACTAGAGCATCTAAAGAAAATAAACGCATTGCAACCCATTAGACCGTTATCAGAAACCGAGTTGAAGGTATTTCTGAAATTTCAACATTCCATTGGCAAGCTGTTGTACTTTGATGAGCATAAATTGGACGACCGTATAATTTTGTCTCCCACTCTTCTCATTGATGCCTTTAAATCTATTGTTACTGATAGAAGGTTCTGTCAAGGAGACAAAGAAAGAGAAGAGTTGTGGGATGTTATGGGTAAGAAAGGAGTAGTCTCAAAACCAATAATCGAACAAATTtggaagaaaaagaaatataagaagTTCTACAAAGATAAAGATTATTTACTGGACGTTATGACTCACCTGGATATATTGGTAGAACCAAAAAGATACGATATAGATCGCAACCGTATACCTGCTGACTTCTACTATGTTGCAAGTATGGTACGAGCTAAAGATGATTCTGGATACCTTCAATCAGCTGGCTTTACAACCAGGAGTATTTCCATAGCCTTCCAATCGTCATCATTGATGATACCTCCTGCATTATCTTTTAGATTTATTAGTTACTGTCTATGTGTATGGGCGGTGAAAACATACGGAGATACCAACAAGGACATGCTGTTCCATCGGGCTGGGGTGTTTACCATTGATCCGTCTTTAGATTTGTACATTGGCTGCGAAGATGAAAGGATTGTTGTCCGTCTTGTTCATGCCACATCAAACACACTGATAATGAGGGATGTAGCTTCCAGCATCTATGAATGCCTTACATCAGCCTTGGAGAAAATAAGTCAGCTGTATATTAGAACAAGCAGTGATCAGACTCAAACCATCGATGCATCCTTTATGACCAGGATATGTTGTAACTCACCAAAAAACTCATGCCTCCTTCCTGACAAAGACCAAGCTCACCCAGACCAACTATGGATATGTCCTTCACATGGCATCGCACACAGCATACACACAATTACATCGTGGATTGAAGAAAAG gaaGACGAAAAGTGTAAACCAGGGTGCACAG TTACCAAAGATGAATTTCTGAAAGAGACACCATCAGACATACATTTACGACATCTGTCGTTGATGTACAGTCCAGTCGAGGCTAAAGAACTGGCAATGCATTTGGGATTGTCGAACAGGGAGGTTAATGTCATACTGGAAACTGAAGATCCCTTGACATCAAGCTTTGCAATTTTGCTACAATGTCGAGAAAGCAGGATGGTGACATTTAAAGACATCACAGAGGCGATAGAGAGTATTGGAAAAGAAAGTATCCATATACTTTGCaag cTTGTGAAAGGCGAACATATTCATTTTG ACATGCAACATGAGATGTGGGATCTGGTACCTACAGCAGAACACATTGACAGATTGGCTCCATTAGTAGGGAAACATTCCCTACCGTTCCTTATCGAACTTGGATTGGACTTTCATACCTGGGAACAGATCTGCCACAGACAAAATCAAAGAGATTTGGTTCGACTGAACCAGGATATCTTAGAAGAATGGAGATTCAAGTTTTGTAGGAAGCATAATCTGAAACCAACATTGAGAAAAATCGCACGTGCATTCAGTAGCATtggcaaaaatataaaactcgTTGAAAACACATTGTCagatttattttaa